The following are encoded in a window of Psychrobacter sp. P11F6 genomic DNA:
- the rpsG gene encoding 30S ribosomal protein S7: protein MPRRRVVATREILPDPKFGSQTVAKFINHVMSHGKKSTAERIVYGALETVSEKRKIEDPVSFFEEVLENVRPMVEVKARRVGGATYQVPMEVRPSRRTALAMRWLAEAAAKRSEKSMALRLAGELNDAADGKGAAMKKRDEVHRMADANKAFSHYRF, encoded by the coding sequence ATGCCAAGACGTCGCGTCGTTGCTACCCGTGAGATCCTACCGGATCCTAAGTTTGGTAGCCAAACTGTTGCAAAATTCATCAACCATGTAATGAGTCATGGTAAAAAATCTACTGCTGAGCGTATCGTTTATGGTGCACTTGAAACAGTAAGCGAAAAACGTAAAATCGAAGATCCAGTATCTTTCTTCGAAGAAGTTTTAGAAAATGTACGCCCAATGGTAGAAGTGAAAGCTCGCCGCGTTGGTGGTGCAACCTACCAAGTACCAATGGAAGTACGCCCCTCCCGTCGTACTGCCTTGGCTATGCGTTGGTTAGCGGAAGCTGCTGCTAAGCGTTCTGAAAAATCAATGGCTTTGCGTTTGGCTGGCGAATTGAATGATGCTGCTGATGGCAAAGGCGCTGCTATGAAAAAGCGTGACGAAGTTCACCGCATGGCAGATGCTAACAAAGCGTTCTCTCATTACCGTTTCTAA
- the rpsL gene encoding 30S ribosomal protein S12, with amino-acid sequence MATTNQLIRKGRKTIKEKSKVPALEACPQRRGVCTRVYTTTPKKPNSAMRKVCRVRLTSGYEVSSYIGGEGHNLQEHSVVLIRGGRVKDLPGVRYHTVRGALDCAGVKDRKQGRSKYGAKKPKV; translated from the coding sequence ATGGCAACAACTAACCAATTGATTCGTAAAGGTCGCAAAACCATCAAGGAAAAGTCAAAAGTTCCTGCGTTGGAAGCGTGTCCACAACGTCGTGGTGTATGTACTCGCGTATATACTACTACCCCTAAAAAACCTAACTCAGCCATGCGTAAAGTATGTCGTGTACGTTTGACTTCAGGCTATGAAGTATCAAGCTACATCGGCGGCGAAGGTCATAACTTACAAGAGCACAGTGTTGTTCTTATCCGTGGTGGTCGTGTAAAAGATCTACCAGGTGTACGTTATCACACCGTTCGTGGTGCATTAGATTGCGCAGGCGTAAAAGACCGTAAGCAAGGTCGCTCTAAATATGGTGCTAAGAAGCCTAAAGTTTAA
- a CDS encoding EcsC family protein, with protein sequence MAKRSTLSKGITTVGSFTRNNLERMGAMIDSMNAKTGKPRQYKAVNLGDEDYQQDLFREQTLKATQQLLGPRFATYGKYAKKVVPNSFFQSTVDGAFAQVANLASNWSQIDLPNEHRFANIASLDDEERYALATDIANQNRALATIGGLTGLAGLPGLLADTLWLLLVSLRTVYQLGAVYNKPLTGKQGVKMAYELLANADLSKMQEKQALLAGIGIGKGLLDNAQSSGLHNELKNLGLKDKNVNFYAEQVDSIASQVGIDLDKINLTWIRKFLPVTAVIVGMRYNSQLIDEVIGVAQATFAPEAKLANRAITDDSGNEAKVNKTAHNDKQQDAEKESSKDTDSKKDTTKEKNNHQEADEKVVKKTQKDDNDNNDKQGSQNKSSDSKSNNTVNKKSK encoded by the coding sequence ATGGCGAAGCGTAGCACTCTCTCTAAAGGTATCACTACCGTTGGCTCTTTTACTCGCAATAATCTAGAGCGCATGGGCGCTATGATTGATAGCATGAATGCTAAGACGGGAAAACCACGTCAATACAAAGCAGTCAACTTAGGCGATGAAGACTATCAGCAGGATTTGTTCCGTGAGCAAACGTTGAAAGCCACTCAGCAATTGTTAGGGCCACGTTTTGCCACTTATGGTAAATATGCCAAAAAAGTAGTGCCAAATAGTTTTTTTCAGTCGACGGTCGATGGCGCTTTTGCACAAGTGGCAAACCTTGCCTCTAATTGGAGTCAGATTGATTTACCTAATGAGCATCGTTTCGCCAATATCGCAAGCTTGGATGATGAAGAGCGTTATGCATTAGCCACTGATATCGCCAATCAAAATCGTGCATTGGCAACGATAGGGGGCTTAACAGGTTTGGCTGGGCTTCCTGGTTTGCTGGCTGATACGCTTTGGCTTTTATTGGTATCATTACGTACCGTCTATCAGTTGGGTGCTGTTTACAATAAACCACTCACAGGTAAGCAAGGCGTTAAAATGGCTTATGAGCTGCTAGCGAATGCTGATCTGAGCAAGATGCAAGAAAAACAAGCATTGCTAGCAGGTATTGGTATAGGCAAAGGCTTATTGGATAATGCCCAAAGCAGTGGTCTACATAATGAGCTAAAAAACCTAGGTCTAAAGGATAAAAACGTCAACTTTTATGCAGAACAAGTTGACAGTATTGCCAGTCAGGTCGGTATTGACTTGGATAAAATCAATTTAACATGGATACGCAAATTCTTACCAGTTACCGCTGTTATCGTTGGTATGCGCTACAACAGCCAGCTCATTGATGAAGTGATTGGCGTGGCTCAAGCGACTTTTGCCCCAGAAGCCAAACTTGCTAATCGTGCAATCACTGATGATAGCGGTAATGAAGCTAAGGTAAACAAAACAGCTCACAATGACAAGCAGCAAGATGCTGAGAAAGAGTCAAGCAAGGATACCGATAGCAAGAAAGATACTACTAAAGAAAAAAATAACCATCAAGAAGCTGATGAAAAGGTCGTAAAAAAAACGCAGAAAGACGACAATGACAACAATGATAAGCAAGGCAGTCAGAATAAATCCTCTGACAGCAAATCAAACAATACGGTTAACAAGAAAAGCAAATAA
- a CDS encoding beta-ketoacyl-ACP synthase II encodes MRRVVITGAGIVSCIGHDLATVTAALKQGQSGITFNEAYAEHGFKSHVSGSIDQSTLDTSGIDRKLKRFFSDASLYAYVSALNAIEQSGLSLETINNNPRVGVVASSGGASTENIVNAIDAMRDKGLRGVGAMAVPKTMGSSVSAALATGLKIQGVSYSLTSACATSTHCIGHAAELIQLGKADVILAGGSEAEHWTQSCMFDAMGAVSTQYNETPQRASRAYDKDRDGFVIAAGGAMVVVESLEHAQARGANILAEIVGYGASSDGAEMVAPSGEGAVRCMQQALAEAGLQTVDYINSHGTSTPLGDITELKAIAKAFGDDISQVPAISSTKSMTGHSLGAVGAQELIYCLLMLEEGFIAPSINVDNLDPAAEGFDIVTEMREAKLETLMSNSFGFGGTNATLIIKKFDA; translated from the coding sequence ATGCGCCGCGTTGTTATCACTGGAGCAGGGATCGTCTCTTGTATCGGACATGATTTAGCCACGGTTACTGCCGCTCTAAAGCAAGGGCAGTCTGGCATTACATTTAATGAGGCTTATGCTGAGCATGGGTTTAAATCACACGTTAGCGGCAGTATCGACCAGTCAACGCTTGATACTAGTGGTATCGATCGTAAGTTGAAGCGGTTTTTTAGTGATGCCAGTCTATACGCTTATGTCAGTGCTTTAAATGCCATTGAGCAGTCTGGTTTGTCGCTTGAAACCATCAATAATAATCCACGCGTGGGCGTGGTCGCAAGCTCTGGCGGCGCATCGACAGAGAATATTGTCAATGCTATAGATGCCATGCGGGATAAAGGTCTGCGCGGTGTCGGCGCGATGGCTGTGCCAAAAACGATGGGCAGCTCAGTATCAGCGGCGCTTGCTACTGGTCTAAAAATCCAAGGCGTATCATACTCGCTCACCTCTGCTTGTGCCACCTCAACCCATTGCATCGGTCATGCGGCTGAACTTATTCAATTAGGCAAAGCAGATGTGATACTCGCGGGTGGTAGCGAAGCGGAACATTGGACACAGTCTTGTATGTTTGATGCCATGGGTGCAGTCAGTACTCAATATAATGAGACACCGCAGCGCGCCTCAAGAGCTTATGATAAAGATCGTGATGGCTTCGTGATTGCTGCTGGTGGTGCGATGGTCGTGGTTGAAAGTCTAGAACATGCACAAGCACGTGGTGCCAATATACTGGCTGAAATCGTCGGTTATGGTGCCAGCTCTGATGGTGCTGAAATGGTTGCGCCAAGTGGTGAAGGTGCCGTGCGCTGTATGCAGCAAGCCCTAGCCGAAGCTGGTTTGCAAACTGTCGACTATATCAATAGCCACGGTACTAGTACGCCACTTGGTGACATCACTGAGCTTAAAGCCATTGCTAAAGCATTTGGCGATGATATCAGTCAAGTACCTGCGATCAGCTCAACCAAATCTATGACAGGTCATAGCCTTGGTGCCGTTGGTGCGCAAGAGCTGATTTATTGCTTATTGATGCTAGAAGAAGGCTTCATTGCGCCCAGTATTAATGTTGATAATTTAGACCCTGCGGCTGAAGGCTTTGATATTGTCACCGAAATGCGTGAAGCCAAGCTTGAGACACTAATGAGCAACAGCTTTGGCTTTGGCGGTACTAATGCCACATTAATCATTAAAAAGTTTGACGCCTAA
- a CDS encoding anthranilate synthase component I family protein: protein MLAAHPLKTEQTISDPSPATKPSWRFGDLSSAELMPLLQQYLIAQDTEANWQLVWLNNDGRPVIGLLPNVSWSVYDYAENTPDSNEQASLYQVTKTYRDAVHNDITHMSYSDWQDELISYSQTYETDNENSESVSDLNEKPSYHHGLIGFIGYDIAAHELSPAAKIKRAAQPCAVLGHYDIYLAPDGNHGNTGWKLTIKATANNSENDFNNQQKNKIITALVSYLDIVDKKLADNCLNKTQLTASPLPAPLVLKSRWRKQDYQQAFNQTQNYLQQGDCYQINLTQEWQGFFDHNPSDNGTLPMLIDYLPALHSNTRAPFAGYLAVNDFTSKISVNTQDNQFELLSCSPELFFTFIKDDDTGKHHIRTKPIKGTMPRGLNTEQDNAYKQQLIDSEKDRAENVMIVDLLRNDLGKYAKIGSVKVPQLFSIESFSNVHHMVSTITAELQTDTHPLAVLFGSLPAGSITGTPKKRAVEIISELETAPRGAYCGTLGYMNFDGSGQWNVLIRTLQANTSSHNGLKKRHISLWAGGGITVASDCDAEYQECLDKVGNLLSVLTQDNINKCP, encoded by the coding sequence ATGCTCGCAGCACATCCTCTCAAAACTGAGCAGACAATTTCTGACCCATCGCCAGCTACTAAACCTAGCTGGCGTTTTGGTGACCTATCGTCTGCAGAACTTATGCCACTGCTACAGCAGTATTTGATCGCACAAGATACTGAGGCAAACTGGCAATTGGTTTGGCTCAATAATGATGGCCGACCGGTGATTGGCTTATTGCCAAACGTAAGCTGGTCTGTTTATGATTATGCTGAAAACACGCCAGATTCGAACGAACAAGCATCCCTTTATCAAGTCACAAAAACCTATCGTGACGCCGTTCACAATGATATCACTCATATGAGTTATAGCGACTGGCAAGATGAATTAATCAGTTATAGTCAAACTTATGAGACTGATAATGAAAACTCAGAATCAGTAAGCGATTTAAATGAAAAACCAAGTTATCATCATGGTCTGATAGGTTTTATTGGTTATGATATTGCGGCTCATGAGCTAAGTCCGGCCGCCAAAATTAAGCGAGCAGCACAGCCTTGTGCCGTATTAGGGCATTACGATATTTACCTAGCACCTGATGGAAATCATGGCAACACAGGTTGGAAATTAACGATAAAGGCAACTGCTAACAACTCTGAAAACGACTTTAATAATCAGCAAAAAAATAAAATAATCACGGCACTTGTCTCTTATTTAGATATAGTAGATAAAAAGCTGGCTGATAACTGTCTCAATAAAACGCAACTGACAGCATCACCACTGCCTGCTCCTTTAGTGTTAAAATCACGATGGCGCAAACAAGACTATCAACAAGCATTTAATCAAACCCAAAACTATCTACAGCAAGGCGACTGTTATCAAATCAACCTAACCCAAGAATGGCAAGGTTTTTTTGATCATAATCCTAGTGATAATGGCACCTTGCCGATGCTGATTGATTATTTACCTGCTTTACATAGTAATACCCGAGCGCCGTTTGCAGGGTATTTAGCAGTCAATGATTTTACTAGTAAAATCAGCGTTAATACGCAAGACAATCAATTTGAATTATTAAGCTGCTCGCCTGAACTGTTTTTTACCTTTATTAAAGACGATGACACTGGCAAGCACCATATACGCACCAAACCTATTAAAGGCACGATGCCGCGTGGATTGAATACTGAACAAGATAATGCTTATAAACAGCAGCTTATCGATAGCGAAAAAGACCGTGCCGAAAACGTCATGATTGTCGATTTGCTACGTAATGATTTGGGCAAATATGCCAAGATTGGCAGCGTCAAAGTGCCGCAGTTATTCTCGATTGAGAGTTTTAGTAATGTGCACCATATGGTCAGCACTATTACCGCAGAATTACAGACGGACACTCACCCACTCGCCGTTTTATTTGGTAGTTTGCCTGCTGGCTCAATTACTGGTACACCAAAAAAGCGAGCGGTTGAAATTATATCTGAACTAGAAACTGCGCCGCGCGGTGCTTATTGCGGCACATTGGGCTATATGAACTTTGATGGTAGTGGTCAATGGAATGTACTCATTCGTACGCTGCAAGCTAACACTTCATCACATAATGGGCTGAAAAAAAGACATATCAGCTTATGGGCAGGCGGTGGTATCACTGTCGCCTCTGATTGCGATGCTGAATACCAAGAGTGTTTGGATAAAGTCGGTAATCTATTAAGCGTTTTAACTCAAGACAATATCAACAAATGTCCTTAA
- the hisC gene encoding histidinol-phosphate transaminase — protein MSELKIDTRLWSSKARNLSPYVPGEQPQHENLCKLNTNENPFPPSPKVGEAIAKVLEQQADDLRLYPAPESDDLRAALAQLYDIDINQVFVGNGSDEVLALVFASFFLKERPVLAPDISYSFYPVYAQTFGIELVQIALEEDFSIDPDAYRQPCSGIIIANPNAPTGLLLSLADIRKLASEHSNSVIVIDEAYIDFARAVDGSSDAEISAVSLINEFDNILVTQTFSKSRSLAGLRVGMAFGNASLIEALTRMKNSFNSYPLDKLAQVGATASVLDVEYFTQTCQQVIDLRQSLTAELTALGFDVLPSHANFVFARPKDGNANTVANALREQGIIVRHFDKPRINEYLRITTGTAEQNNRLIDALQTLQKEAEIIAD, from the coding sequence ATGAGTGAGTTAAAGATAGACACCAGACTTTGGTCATCTAAAGCGCGTAATTTGTCACCTTACGTTCCTGGTGAGCAGCCTCAGCATGAAAATTTATGCAAATTAAATACCAATGAAAACCCATTCCCGCCGTCACCAAAAGTAGGCGAGGCAATCGCAAAAGTCCTAGAGCAGCAAGCGGATGATCTGCGTTTATATCCAGCGCCTGAGTCTGATGATTTGCGTGCCGCATTGGCACAACTCTATGATATTGATATCAACCAAGTGTTTGTTGGCAATGGCTCTGATGAAGTATTGGCGCTAGTATTTGCCAGCTTTTTCCTAAAAGAGCGACCTGTTTTAGCACCTGATATCAGCTATAGTTTCTATCCAGTCTATGCGCAGACCTTTGGTATCGAGCTGGTGCAAATTGCCTTGGAAGAAGATTTTAGTATTGATCCTGATGCTTATCGCCAGCCTTGTAGCGGCATTATCATTGCCAATCCAAATGCCCCAACTGGATTATTATTATCGCTTGCCGATATTCGCAAGCTGGCTAGTGAGCACTCAAACTCAGTGATTGTGATTGATGAGGCTTATATTGATTTTGCACGGGCAGTTGACGGTAGCTCAGATGCAGAAATTTCAGCAGTGAGCTTAATCAATGAGTTTGACAACATTCTTGTGACCCAAACTTTTTCAAAGTCACGTTCGCTCGCTGGATTACGTGTTGGTATGGCTTTTGGCAATGCCTCATTGATTGAAGCCTTAACCCGTATGAAAAACAGCTTTAATAGCTATCCACTGGATAAGCTGGCGCAAGTAGGGGCGACTGCCAGTGTATTGGATGTTGAGTATTTTACCCAGACCTGCCAGCAAGTCATCGACTTACGCCAATCTCTTACAGCAGAGCTGACAGCGTTAGGTTTTGATGTGTTGCCATCGCATGCCAACTTTGTTTTTGCCCGCCCTAAAGACGGTAATGCCAATACGGTAGCGAATGCGTTACGTGAGCAAGGCATTATCGTCCGTCATTTTGACAAGCCACGCATCAATGAGTATTTGCGTATCACTACCGGTACAGCAGAGCAAAACAACCGTTTGATAGATGCTTTACAGACGTTGCAGAAAGAGGCTGAAATTATTGCTGATTAA
- the hisD gene encoding histidinol dehydrogenase: MRQLSTQDVDFDSQLTELLAFETVNDADLLKTVDDIIAQVRHDGDRVVLALTQQFDQHPATTMQELELSKEALAEAFANLDDTVKSALTTAATRVQTFHERQVQETWQYEDELGNCLGQKVTALDRVGIYVPGGLASYPSSVLMNAIPAKVAGVKEVIMVVPAPKGVLNPLVLAAAHLAQVDRVFTIGGAQAVAALAYGTDTIPAVDKITGPGNKYVAAAKRAVFGQVGIDMIAGPSEVLVYAEGEAQDRADWLAMDLLSQAEHDRIAQAIFVTTSEQQLADVAAEIEKALAELPKADIARDSLKNRGALILVKDRVEGMAVINRVAPEHLELSVDHPDALLNDIRHAGAIFMGRHTPEAIGDYCAGPNHVLPTSGTARFSSPLGVYDFQKKSSIIYCTEAGSKPLAETADILAQREDLEAHARSARYRYQ; the protein is encoded by the coding sequence ATGCGCCAACTAAGTACCCAAGATGTCGATTTTGACAGTCAGTTGACAGAGTTACTTGCCTTTGAAACCGTCAATGATGCCGATTTACTTAAGACCGTTGATGATATCATCGCGCAAGTTCGGCATGATGGTGATCGCGTCGTACTGGCGTTAACCCAGCAATTCGATCAGCATCCGGCGACGACGATGCAAGAGCTAGAGCTGTCTAAAGAGGCGCTTGCTGAAGCGTTTGCGAATCTTGATGATACAGTAAAATCCGCATTGACCACCGCAGCAACGCGTGTGCAGACCTTTCATGAGCGCCAAGTACAAGAGACTTGGCAGTATGAAGATGAGCTTGGTAATTGCTTGGGTCAAAAAGTCACCGCACTTGATCGAGTAGGCATCTATGTCCCTGGTGGTTTGGCCTCTTATCCGTCTTCGGTATTGATGAATGCCATCCCTGCCAAAGTGGCGGGTGTTAAAGAGGTCATCATGGTGGTGCCAGCGCCAAAAGGCGTGCTCAATCCATTGGTGTTAGCCGCCGCACATTTGGCACAAGTCGACCGTGTCTTTACCATAGGCGGTGCGCAAGCGGTTGCTGCCTTGGCATATGGTACCGACACGATTCCAGCGGTGGATAAGATCACTGGCCCTGGTAATAAATATGTTGCAGCGGCAAAGCGCGCGGTATTTGGTCAAGTTGGGATTGATATGATCGCTGGTCCCTCTGAAGTATTGGTATATGCAGAGGGCGAGGCGCAAGACCGTGCTGATTGGTTGGCGATGGATTTATTGTCACAAGCTGAGCATGATCGCATTGCCCAAGCTATCTTTGTCACGACCAGTGAACAGCAGCTTGCAGACGTAGCGGCTGAAATTGAAAAAGCGCTGGCAGAGTTGCCAAAAGCCGATATCGCCCGCGATTCCCTAAAAAATCGTGGCGCACTTATTTTAGTCAAAGACCGCGTTGAAGGTATGGCCGTGATTAATCGGGTTGCCCCAGAACATTTAGAGTTGTCAGTTGATCATCCTGATGCGCTACTCAACGATATTCGTCATGCAGGTGCTATTTTCATGGGGCGTCACACGCCTGAGGCGATTGGTGACTACTGCGCAGGACCCAATCACGTGTTGCCAACCTCTGGCACTGCGCGTTTCTCTTCACCGCTTGGTGTTTATGATTTCCAAAAGAAATCCTCTATTATTTATTGTACTGAAGCCGGTAGTAAGCCATTGGCTGAGACCGCAGATATTTTAGCGCAACGTGAGGACTTAGAAGCCCATGCGCGCTCAGCTCGTTATCGTTATCAGTAA
- the hisG gene encoding ATP phosphoribosyltransferase, translated as MTEASNSLPNNGLLNEVNDEFSGLTLALSKGRILEETMPLLRAAGVELLEDPEASRKLIFPTSNPNVRVLILRASDVPTYVEHGAADFGVAGKDVLLEHGANHVYELLDLQIAQCKLMTAGVKDAPLPNRRLRIATKYVNVARAYFASQGQQVDVIKLYGSMELAPLVGLGDLIVDVVDTGNTLRANGLEARDHICDVSSRLIVNQVSYKRKFALLEPILDSFKNSIASAS; from the coding sequence ATGACTGAAGCAAGCAATAGCCTACCAAATAATGGTTTATTAAATGAAGTAAATGATGAGTTTTCAGGCTTAACACTGGCCTTATCAAAAGGTCGTATTCTAGAAGAGACCATGCCACTGCTACGCGCAGCTGGTGTTGAGTTATTAGAAGATCCTGAAGCCTCACGCAAACTTATTTTTCCAACCTCAAACCCCAATGTGCGTGTATTGATTTTGCGTGCCAGTGATGTGCCAACCTACGTTGAGCATGGTGCGGCTGACTTTGGGGTGGCGGGTAAAGATGTGTTGCTTGAACATGGTGCCAACCATGTCTATGAATTGCTTGATTTGCAAATTGCTCAGTGTAAGTTGATGACAGCTGGTGTAAAAGATGCGCCGCTACCCAATCGTCGCCTACGTATTGCGACCAAATACGTCAATGTTGCCCGCGCTTACTTTGCCAGCCAAGGTCAGCAAGTGGATGTGATTAAACTGTATGGCTCTATGGAGCTTGCGCCGTTGGTCGGATTGGGTGATTTGATCGTCGATGTGGTTGATACAGGTAATACGTTGCGCGCCAACGGTCTTGAAGCACGCGATCATATTTGCGATGTGTCCTCACGCCTTATCGTCAATCAAGTGAGCTACAAGCGTAAATTTGCGTTACTTGAGCCGATTTTAGATAGCTTCAAAAACAGCATTGCCAGCGCTTCATAA
- the murA gene encoding UDP-N-acetylglucosamine 1-carboxyvinyltransferase has translation MDQFLITGSSRIAGEVTISGAKNAALPLLAAMILAETPTTLHNVPSLQDVRTLIELIGGMGIKIQKQDDTVTCDTKNIDNFYAPYDLVKTMRASILVLGPLLARFGEAEVSLPGGCAIGSRPVDQHLKAFEAMGAEISVENGYVKARAPKGGKLIGCNYSFDMITVGGTENVIMAAALAKGTTVLGNCALEPEVVDLANMLVAMGAKISGIGTSIMTIEGVERLHGCEYSVVPDRIETGSYLAGALMTRGDVLTKNTSALLLTPVLEKFEDMGAIITSGDDWIRAQMKGRPKAVDIRTQPHPGFPTDMQAQVMAIACLADGTSTFIENIFENRYMHIPELNRLGASIQVDGHTAVVKGVENFTAAPVMATDLRASMSLVMAAATAEGESLIDRIYHIDRGYEHVEEKLRALGVNIERINTND, from the coding sequence ATGGATCAATTTTTAATCACTGGTAGTAGTCGTATCGCAGGGGAAGTTACTATCTCAGGCGCCAAAAATGCTGCTTTGCCGTTACTTGCCGCTATGATATTGGCCGAGACGCCAACGACATTGCACAATGTGCCATCGTTACAAGATGTGCGGACGTTGATTGAATTGATCGGTGGCATGGGTATCAAAATCCAAAAGCAGGACGATACTGTCACCTGCGATACTAAAAATATCGATAATTTCTATGCACCGTATGATTTGGTAAAGACCATGCGCGCATCGATTTTAGTGCTTGGACCATTGCTGGCACGTTTTGGTGAGGCAGAAGTGTCATTGCCCGGCGGCTGTGCCATTGGTTCACGTCCTGTTGACCAACATCTAAAAGCCTTTGAGGCGATGGGTGCTGAAATTAGTGTCGAAAATGGCTACGTAAAAGCACGAGCGCCAAAAGGCGGCAAGCTGATTGGCTGTAATTACTCTTTTGATATGATTACCGTGGGCGGTACTGAAAACGTCATTATGGCAGCCGCACTTGCCAAAGGTACGACCGTTTTAGGTAATTGTGCACTTGAGCCAGAAGTCGTTGATTTGGCCAATATGTTGGTCGCGATGGGTGCTAAAATCAGCGGTATCGGTACTTCGATCATGACCATCGAAGGCGTTGAGCGCTTACATGGTTGTGAGTATTCAGTGGTGCCAGACCGTATCGAAACTGGCTCTTACCTTGCTGGCGCACTCATGACGCGTGGCGATGTGTTGACTAAAAACACCTCTGCGCTATTACTAACACCTGTGTTAGAAAAATTCGAAGACATGGGTGCCATTATTACCAGCGGTGACGATTGGATTCGTGCGCAGATGAAAGGTCGCCCTAAAGCGGTTGATATCCGTACTCAGCCGCATCCAGGTTTCCCAACAGATATGCAAGCGCAGGTCATGGCTATTGCGTGTCTGGCGGATGGTACGAGTACCTTTATCGAAAATATCTTTGAAAACCGCTATATGCATATCCCTGAGCTTAATCGTCTAGGCGCTTCTATCCAAGTAGATGGTCATACGGCCGTAGTAAAAGGCGTCGAAAACTTCACCGCTGCCCCTGTGATGGCGACTGATTTACGTGCATCTATGTCGTTGGTGATGGCAGCGGCAACTGCTGAAGGTGAAAGTTTAATCGATCGCATTTATCATATCGATCGTGGCTATGAGCATGTCGAAGAAAAACTGCGTGCGCTTGGGGTCAATATCGAACGTATCAATACTAATGACTAA
- a CDS encoding BolA family protein yields the protein MSMNADDLIAFLQTHFPDAFIQAANQGNKFDVRVVDASFEGKRAVQRQQAIYALVNDKIASGDIHALNIQALTPAEWDVQSKG from the coding sequence ATGAGCATGAACGCTGACGATTTGATTGCATTTTTACAGACTCACTTCCCAGACGCTTTTATTCAAGCTGCCAATCAAGGTAATAAGTTTGATGTACGCGTGGTTGATGCAAGCTTTGAAGGTAAGCGTGCCGTGCAACGTCAGCAGGCGATTTATGCATTAGTCAATGATAAGATCGCCAGTGGCGATATTCATGCGCTCAATATTCAAGCGCTGACGCCTGCTGAATGGGACGTTCAATCCAAAGGCTAG
- a CDS encoding alpha/beta hydrolase, with protein sequence MKDANKRLEYNKSRQKINNESMTNNTASKVGILKFTGVAALALGSVALATQNAQALSPLAIVNGITASGGVGVSKNILYGDEPDQDLDIYYPKPLAQAMKAQSAINDGAINDSYPMVVFVHGGSWESGNKEQYAFVGQSLAQAGYVTAVINYRKAPEHVYPDYVKDTAQAIAWSINNAPSLHADPKRLAVIGHSAGAFNAVAAVANEDFLAPYGIKPKDITAVVGIAGPYSYDFRKFDSATAFAADATPDDVMPDRQIKGEQPPYLLLTAEKDKVVYATNTIKMTKALQEAGVTVENGEIKGASHAISIGAMAPPLRWVNDVRAQVLTYLDKMLK encoded by the coding sequence ATGAAGGATGCAAACAAGCGCTTAGAATATAATAAAAGCCGTCAAAAAATAAATAATGAAAGCATGACTAATAATACTGCTAGCAAAGTAGGCATTCTAAAATTCACAGGTGTCGCCGCCTTAGCACTGGGTAGCGTTGCCCTAGCCACTCAGAATGCGCAAGCTCTATCGCCACTGGCTATCGTCAATGGCATTACTGCTAGTGGCGGCGTTGGCGTCAGCAAAAATATTCTCTATGGTGATGAGCCCGATCAAGATTTGGATATTTATTATCCCAAGCCATTAGCACAAGCGATGAAAGCTCAAAGCGCTATCAATGATGGTGCGATTAATGATAGCTATCCGATGGTGGTGTTTGTCCACGGTGGCTCATGGGAGAGTGGTAATAAAGAACAATATGCCTTTGTTGGTCAGAGTTTGGCGCAAGCAGGTTATGTCACCGCCGTAATTAATTATCGTAAAGCGCCTGAGCATGTGTACCCTGATTATGTCAAAGATACGGCGCAAGCGATTGCTTGGAGTATCAATAATGCTCCGAGCCTACATGCTGATCCTAAACGCTTAGCGGTAATTGGACATTCTGCTGGTGCATTTAACGCGGTTGCAGCGGTCGCCAATGAAGATTTTTTAGCGCCTTATGGTATTAAGCCAAAGGATATTACCGCGGTCGTGGGTATTGCGGGTCCTTATAGTTATGACTTCCGTAAATTTGATAGCGCCACCGCCTTTGCTGCTGATGCTACGCCAGACGACGTCATGCCAGACCGTCAAATCAAAGGCGAGCAGCCCCCGTATTTATTGTTGACTGCCGAAAAAGACAAAGTAGTGTACGCGACCAATACGATTAAAATGACCAAAGCGTTGCAAGAGGCGGGCGTCACCGTAGAAAACGGTGAAATAAAAGGTGCCAGTCATGCGATCAGTATTGGTGCGATGGCACCGCCGCTACGTTGGGTCAATGATGTACGCGCGCAAGTACTGACGTACTTGGATAAAATGCTCAAATAA